The following are encoded together in the Rhodanobacter soli genome:
- the rnc gene encoding ribonuclease III has product MELNYRFRDPALAQLALTHRSIGKPNNERLEFLGDALLGAIVAEMLYEVHPKASEGELSRLRAQLVNGQALAVVARELDLGDGLKLGPGELKSGGFRRDSILADAFEAMVAAVYLDGGFDACREAVRGLFAERIAALRRSSKDAKTRLQEWLQAKGLPLPQYELVASHGEDHAKTFDISCTISEPMAFTVEAHAGNRRAAEQDAAEAVLNRLLEQQHDA; this is encoded by the coding sequence TTGGAACTGAACTACCGTTTTCGCGATCCCGCGCTGGCGCAACTGGCGCTGACCCACCGCAGCATCGGCAAGCCGAACAACGAGCGACTGGAGTTTCTCGGCGATGCGCTGCTCGGCGCGATCGTCGCCGAGATGCTGTACGAGGTTCATCCCAAGGCCAGCGAAGGCGAACTGTCGCGGTTGCGGGCGCAGCTGGTGAACGGCCAGGCGCTGGCCGTAGTGGCGCGCGAGCTGGACCTGGGCGACGGGCTGAAGCTCGGCCCCGGCGAGTTGAAGAGCGGCGGCTTCCGGCGTGATTCGATCCTGGCCGACGCGTTCGAGGCAATGGTCGCCGCGGTGTACCTGGATGGCGGTTTCGACGCCTGTCGCGAAGCCGTTCGCGGGCTGTTCGCCGAGCGCATCGCCGCGTTGCGCCGTTCCTCCAAGGACGCCAAGACGCGGTTGCAGGAATGGCTGCAGGCCAAGGGCCTGCCGTTGCCGCAGTACGAGCTGGTCGCCAGCCACGGCGAGGACCATGCCAAGACCTTCGACATCAGCTGCACGATCAGCGAGCCCATGGCGTTCACCGTCGAAGCCCATGCCGGCAACCGGCGCGCCGCCGAACAGGACGCGGCCGAGGCCGTGCTCAACCGGCTGCTGGAACAGCAGCACGACGCCTGA
- a CDS encoding DUF4845 domain-containing protein, giving the protein MKSKQSGVTLIGFLIIMAIVAFLAYMGMKLLPSYSEYMGVVKAMNQVATEGTNGKSLDEIRRGLMFKMGFQYVDDATIKPANITIVRNSGGANQLRVAYDKQIPFMYNIDFLLHFDKSVPLQGNVGE; this is encoded by the coding sequence ATGAAATCGAAGCAGTCGGGCGTCACCCTGATCGGGTTCCTGATCATCATGGCCATCGTGGCCTTCCTGGCCTACATGGGCATGAAGTTGCTGCCCTCGTACTCGGAGTACATGGGCGTGGTGAAGGCGATGAACCAGGTCGCCACCGAAGGCACCAACGGCAAGTCGCTGGACGAGATCCGCCGCGGCCTGATGTTCAAGATGGGCTTCCAGTACGTCGACGACGCCACCATCAAGCCGGCGAACATCACCATCGTGCGCAACAGCGGCGGCGCCAACCAGCTGCGCGTCGCCTACGACAAGCAGATTCCGTTCATGTACAACATCGACTTCCTGCTGCACTTCGACAAGAGCGTGCCGTTGCAGGGCAACGTGGGCGAGTAA
- a CDS encoding YdbL family protein: protein MRKLVYVILTSLAVALVGCVTINVYFPEAAAQKAADQFIGNVLDETAPPAAPAPKVQKPAAKDDGQPSAMLLDLLVPAAYAADTPNIRIQTSATEAIRGRMQGRFQGALGDLLDSGAVGFTRDGMVAMRDAAKVPLSQRAQANATVADENRDRTALYREIANANNHPEWEAQIRTTFAKTWIEKARAGWYYQDASGAWQKK, encoded by the coding sequence ATGCGCAAGCTCGTCTACGTCATCCTGACTTCGCTGGCCGTGGCGCTGGTCGGCTGCGTCACCATCAACGTGTATTTCCCCGAGGCGGCCGCACAGAAGGCCGCCGACCAGTTCATCGGCAACGTGCTGGACGAGACGGCTCCGCCCGCCGCCCCGGCACCGAAGGTGCAGAAGCCGGCGGCCAAGGACGACGGCCAGCCGTCGGCGATGCTGCTCGACCTGCTGGTTCCGGCCGCTTACGCCGCCGACACGCCGAACATCCGCATCCAGACCAGCGCCACCGAGGCGATCCGCGGCCGCATGCAGGGCCGCTTCCAGGGCGCGCTGGGCGACCTGCTCGACAGCGGCGCGGTGGGCTTTACCCGCGACGGCATGGTGGCCATGCGCGACGCCGCCAAGGTGCCGCTGAGCCAGCGCGCGCAGGCGAATGCCACGGTGGCCGACGAGAACCGCGACCGCACCGCGCTGTATCGCGAAATCGCCAACGCCAACAACCACCCGGAGTGGGAAGCGCAGATCCGCACCACCTTCGCCAAGACCTGGATCGAGAAGGCGCGCGCGGGCTGGTATTACCAGGATGCATCCGGCGCCTGGCAGAAGAAGTAG
- a CDS encoding response regulator, with product MNSLLANACSDLAQAAPTRVLVADDDPGSCRFLCDGLASMGARAEACMDGMTALQRARTEPFDLLLLDCRMPGAGALQILAALREDTQAYSAESIAVATTAELEPDDRQSLLDAGFSEILLKPCGLAELQRVLALVQPDRHDACMLDDHAALTTSGDATTMRALRLLLREELALLHQELDALSRDRAGFSERLHRLRSSCGFCGAAALSAQTVLLQRQLLLRGATPVALARFRKALLATLQALDS from the coding sequence ATGAACAGCCTTCTCGCCAACGCATGTTCCGACCTGGCCCAGGCCGCGCCCACCCGGGTCCTGGTGGCCGACGACGACCCCGGCAGTTGCCGGTTCCTGTGCGACGGACTGGCCTCGATGGGCGCCCGGGCGGAAGCCTGCATGGACGGCATGACGGCCCTGCAACGGGCGCGCACCGAGCCCTTCGACCTGCTGCTGCTGGACTGCCGAATGCCCGGCGCCGGCGCGCTGCAGATCCTGGCCGCGCTGCGCGAGGACACGCAGGCGTACTCGGCGGAAAGCATCGCGGTGGCCACCACGGCCGAGCTGGAACCGGACGATCGCCAGTCGCTGCTCGATGCCGGTTTCAGCGAGATCCTGTTGAAGCCTTGCGGTCTGGCCGAGTTGCAGCGCGTGCTGGCGCTGGTGCAGCCGGATCGCCACGACGCCTGCATGCTGGATGACCATGCCGCGCTGACCACCAGCGGGGACGCCACCACCATGCGCGCATTGCGGCTGTTGCTGCGCGAGGAATTGGCCCTGTTGCACCAGGAACTGGATGCGTTGAGCCGCGACCGCGCCGGCTTCAGCGAGCGCCTGCACCGGCTGCGTTCATCCTGCGGTTTCTGCGGCGCCGCCGCGCTGTCGGCGCAGACCGTGCTGTTGCAGCGGCAACTGCTGCTGCGCGGCGCCACGCCGGTGGCGTTGGCGCGCTTCCGCAAGGCCCTGCTGGCGACGTTGCAGGCGCTGGACAGCTAG
- the lepB gene encoding signal peptidase I encodes MEFDFSAILLSLTVLFGVVWGLDRLFLYKKRKARLDAAGEEYRDPMPVDWSRSLFPVVLVVLLLRSFVAEPFRIPSGSMMPTLDVGDFILVNKFAYGLRMPAFNNKLVDLGEPQRGDVVVFRFPGYLCEDGGKLVRSGDMSCNDPQAPVPAQNWIKRVIGLPGDSIEVHGAELWVNGQRVAADEIGPYVGNPQRSVDQIMLNMGATVWTEHLGRVNHMIARMPAYTTPNSIPNDRVPSKVPPGCYLVMGDNRYDSLDSRWWGCMPEHNLAGKAFLIWMSWKGWGTGGVDFSRIGTVIH; translated from the coding sequence ATGGAATTTGATTTCTCGGCGATTCTGCTAAGCCTCACCGTGCTGTTCGGCGTGGTGTGGGGCCTGGATCGGCTGTTCCTGTACAAGAAGCGCAAGGCGCGCCTGGATGCCGCGGGCGAGGAATACCGCGACCCGATGCCGGTGGACTGGTCGCGCTCGCTGTTTCCGGTGGTGCTGGTGGTGCTGCTGCTGCGCTCGTTCGTGGCCGAGCCCTTTCGCATCCCGTCCGGCTCGATGATGCCGACCCTGGACGTGGGCGATTTCATCTTGGTCAACAAGTTCGCCTACGGCCTGCGCATGCCGGCGTTCAACAACAAGCTGGTCGACCTCGGCGAGCCGCAGCGCGGCGACGTGGTGGTGTTCCGCTTCCCCGGCTACCTGTGCGAGGACGGCGGCAAGCTGGTGCGCAGCGGCGACATGAGCTGCAACGATCCGCAGGCACCGGTGCCGGCGCAGAACTGGATCAAGCGGGTGATCGGCCTGCCGGGCGACAGCATCGAGGTGCACGGCGCCGAACTGTGGGTCAACGGCCAGCGCGTGGCGGCCGACGAGATCGGCCCGTACGTGGGCAATCCGCAGCGCAGCGTGGACCAGATCATGCTGAACATGGGCGCCACGGTCTGGACCGAGCACCTGGGCAGGGTCAACCACATGATCGCGCGGATGCCGGCCTACACCACGCCGAATTCGATTCCGAACGACCGGGTGCCTTCGAAGGTACCGCCGGGCTGCTACCTGGTGATGGGCGACAACCGTTACGACAGCCTGGACAGCCGCTGGTGGGGCTGCATGCCGGAACACAACCTGGCCGGCAAGGCCTTCCTGATCTGGATGAGCTGGAAGGGGTGGGGCACCGGCGGCGTGGATTTCTCGCGGATAGGCACGGTGATCCACTGA
- the recO gene encoding DNA repair protein RecO: MRIEQQPAYVLHARAYRETSLLLECLTREHGRLGVVARGVRGERARLRRSQLEPFQPLTMDLLLRGELATLTAVEAVGASTRLPGDAGLAGLYLNELVVRLTGRQDPYPRLFDAYARTLARLAAGESLAWSLRRFERDLLDAIGYGLQLQHDADSGEPLEAQASYRYMVEQGAVRCSANHPHALRGSDLLALGQDRMPDNSGLKSLRDMMREVIRFHLGGGELRAWRVLAMAVSGRQKTPD, encoded by the coding sequence ATGCGCATCGAACAGCAACCCGCCTACGTCCTGCACGCGCGTGCGTATCGCGAGACGTCGCTGCTGCTCGAATGCCTGACCCGCGAACACGGCCGGCTCGGCGTGGTGGCGCGCGGCGTGCGCGGCGAGCGGGCGCGTTTGCGCCGGTCCCAGCTGGAGCCGTTCCAGCCGTTGACGATGGACCTGCTGCTGCGCGGCGAGCTGGCCACGCTGACCGCGGTCGAAGCGGTGGGCGCATCGACGCGCCTGCCCGGCGACGCCGGCCTGGCCGGGCTGTATCTCAACGAACTGGTGGTGCGCCTGACTGGCCGGCAGGATCCCTATCCGCGACTGTTCGATGCCTACGCGCGGACCCTGGCGCGGCTGGCTGCCGGCGAATCGCTGGCCTGGAGCCTGCGCCGCTTCGAACGCGACCTGCTGGACGCGATCGGTTACGGCCTGCAACTGCAACACGATGCGGATTCCGGCGAGCCGCTGGAAGCGCAGGCGTCGTACCGCTACATGGTCGAGCAGGGCGCCGTGCGTTGCAGCGCCAACCATCCGCATGCGCTGCGCGGCAGCGACCTGCTGGCGCTGGGGCAAGACCGGATGCCCGACAACAGCGGCCTGAAATCGCTGCGCGACATGATGCGCGAGGTGATCCGCTTCCATCTGGGCGGCGGCGAGCTGCGTGCCTGGCGGGTACTGGCGATGGCGGTTTCGGGCCGCCAGAAGACACCGGACTAG
- a CDS encoding sigma-E factor negative regulatory protein has product MNQAGMNQDTRESLSAGIDGELSKEQLRFLLRRLDHDASLQQAWTRYHIARDGLRRQLPSMAQPGFAARVMLAIEQESKPAVGSTRRSHWLRWSTGGAIAASVAAAALMIGQPTGDAERLTASTAQQASAVTTAAPANKSVAPAAVPPWLSGNSAGLLSQQASATFGAPFGQSQSTYARRLSDYPSMPRYRTLDNNDGSYLLLLDPEQRIAPDTSRRASAVAQ; this is encoded by the coding sequence ATGAATCAGGCAGGCATGAATCAGGACACCCGGGAAAGCCTTTCCGCGGGCATCGACGGCGAGTTGTCGAAGGAGCAGCTGCGTTTCCTGCTGCGCCGGCTCGACCACGATGCCTCGCTGCAGCAGGCCTGGACCCGTTATCACATCGCCCGCGACGGCCTGCGCCGGCAGTTGCCGTCGATGGCGCAGCCCGGTTTTGCCGCGCGGGTGATGCTGGCGATCGAGCAGGAGTCGAAGCCCGCGGTGGGGTCGACCCGTCGCAGCCACTGGCTGCGCTGGTCCACCGGCGGTGCCATTGCCGCTAGCGTCGCCGCCGCTGCCCTGATGATCGGGCAGCCGACCGGCGATGCCGAGCGCCTGACCGCCTCGACCGCCCAGCAGGCGAGTGCGGTCACCACCGCTGCGCCGGCGAACAAGTCGGTCGCCCCTGCCGCCGTGCCGCCATGGCTGAGCGGCAACTCCGCCGGATTGCTCAGCCAGCAGGCCTCGGCCACCTTCGGTGCGCCGTTTGGCCAGAGCCAGTCGACCTATGCGCGGCGCCTGTCGGACTACCCGTCGATGCCCCGTTACCGGACGCTCGACAACAACGACGGCAGCTACCTGCTGCTGCTCGACCCGGAGCAGCGGATTGCACCGGACACCTCGCGCCGGGCTTCCGCCGTCGCGCAATAG
- the era gene encoding GTPase Era — protein MNQELDPAGGTLPHENFRCGTVALAGRPNVGKSTLLNALIGFRLSIISPRPQTTRHRILGINTSEAGQIMYVDTPGLHRGAKRAMNRSLNRAARSAISDVDLVVQVIEAGRFTDEDEVLYAALVEQSSPRLLVINKVDLNKDKTVMLPFVAELVAKHSYDEIHYVSALKGQGLKELEQAILKRLPVQPPVFGEDEITDRSERFLAAEMVREQLMLRLDQELPYATTVEIEQFSDRPDGIAEIHAIIWVERAGQKAIVIGNGGAQLKAIGTSARRHMERMFERKVFLKLWVKVREGWVDDENMLKKFGYTD, from the coding sequence ATGAACCAAGAACTGGACCCCGCCGGCGGCACCCTGCCGCATGAGAATTTCCGCTGCGGCACGGTCGCGCTGGCCGGACGCCCCAACGTGGGCAAGTCAACCCTGCTCAATGCGCTGATCGGTTTTCGCCTGTCGATCATCAGCCCGCGGCCGCAGACCACCCGACACCGCATCCTCGGCATCAACACCAGCGAGGCCGGGCAGATCATGTACGTCGACACGCCGGGCCTGCATCGCGGCGCCAAGCGGGCGATGAACCGCAGCCTCAACCGTGCCGCGCGCTCGGCGATCAGCGACGTCGACCTCGTAGTGCAGGTGATCGAGGCCGGCCGTTTCACCGACGAGGACGAGGTGCTGTACGCCGCCCTGGTCGAGCAGTCGTCGCCGCGCCTGCTGGTGATCAACAAGGTCGACCTCAACAAGGACAAGACGGTGATGCTGCCGTTCGTGGCCGAGCTGGTGGCGAAGCACAGCTACGACGAGATCCACTACGTCAGCGCGCTCAAGGGACAGGGCCTGAAGGAACTGGAGCAGGCGATCCTCAAGCGCCTTCCGGTGCAGCCGCCGGTGTTCGGCGAAGACGAGATCACCGACCGCAGCGAACGTTTCCTCGCTGCCGAGATGGTGCGCGAGCAGCTGATGCTGCGGCTCGACCAGGAGTTGCCGTACGCGACCACGGTGGAGATCGAGCAGTTCAGCGACCGTCCCGACGGCATCGCCGAGATCCACGCGATCATCTGGGTCGAGCGCGCCGGCCAGAAGGCGATCGTGATCGGCAACGGCGGCGCCCAGCTCAAGGCGATCGGCACGAGCGCGCGGCGTCACATGGAGCGCATGTTCGAGCGCAAGGTGTTCCTGAAGCTGTGGGTGAAGGTGCGCGAAGGCTGGGTCGACGACGAGAACATGCTGAAGAAGTTCGGCTATACCGATTAA
- a CDS encoding DegQ family serine endoprotease, translating to MNHSILRSLACCALLGIAGAGAVQAQTPGAAALPDFTGIVQKNAPAVVHVEARYNGERQGDSRSAGGQMMPGQGMPDDPQAEILRRFFGMPMMPSPQEQKRTSLGSGFIISSDGYILTNNHVVDHADKVTVRLQDRRTLTAKVIGTDPTYDIALLKVDAGGNLPAVSIGDSRSLKPGQWVLAIGSPFGFDYTVTQGIVSAVGRNLGQRDQPYTSFIQTDVPINRGNSGGPLFDLQGRVVGINSQIYSNTGDYLGVSFSIPIDVAMNAVQQLKSKGYVSRGMLGVTMQPVDDDIVKAFHLENGAGAAVVDVSPDSGAAKAGIQPGDIILAYNGQPLQQAADLPPLVGMTKPGSKVPVEILRNGKKQTLDVTIGEASRDKSAVDNQGAMPSSSRSGSAALGLTVQSIDSDTRKQLGLKPGQGVVIGDITGPVAAQAGLRAGDVITMVNQQKIGSVAEFEAATKGVKAGSTVLLLVRRGDQSSFVGLTVPDDK from the coding sequence ATGAATCATTCCATCTTGCGCAGCCTGGCGTGCTGTGCGCTGCTGGGCATCGCCGGTGCCGGTGCGGTGCAGGCGCAAACGCCGGGCGCAGCGGCGCTGCCGGATTTCACCGGGATCGTGCAGAAGAACGCGCCGGCCGTGGTGCACGTCGAAGCCCGCTACAACGGCGAAAGGCAGGGCGACAGTCGCAGCGCGGGCGGGCAGATGATGCCCGGACAGGGCATGCCGGACGATCCGCAGGCGGAGATCCTGCGACGCTTCTTCGGCATGCCGATGATGCCGTCGCCGCAGGAACAGAAGCGGACCTCGCTCGGCTCGGGCTTCATCATTTCCAGCGACGGCTACATCCTCACCAACAACCACGTGGTCGACCACGCCGACAAGGTGACCGTGCGCCTGCAGGATCGGCGCACGCTGACCGCCAAGGTGATCGGCACCGATCCGACCTATGACATCGCCCTGCTCAAGGTCGATGCCGGCGGCAACCTGCCGGCGGTGAGCATCGGCGATTCGCGCAGCCTGAAGCCGGGCCAGTGGGTGCTGGCGATCGGTTCGCCGTTCGGTTTCGACTACACCGTGACCCAGGGCATCGTCAGTGCGGTGGGCCGCAACCTGGGCCAGCGCGACCAGCCGTATACCTCGTTCATCCAGACCGACGTGCCGATCAACCGCGGCAATTCCGGCGGCCCGTTGTTCGACCTGCAGGGCCGCGTGGTCGGCATCAATTCGCAGATCTATTCCAACACCGGCGACTACCTCGGCGTGTCGTTCTCGATCCCGATCGACGTGGCGATGAACGCCGTGCAGCAGCTCAAGAGCAAGGGCTACGTCTCGCGCGGCATGCTTGGCGTGACCATGCAGCCGGTCGACGACGACATCGTCAAGGCCTTCCATCTCGAGAATGGCGCGGGTGCCGCCGTGGTCGACGTCAGTCCCGACAGCGGTGCGGCGAAGGCCGGCATCCAGCCCGGCGACATCATTCTGGCCTACAACGGGCAGCCCCTGCAGCAGGCGGCGGACCTGCCGCCGCTGGTGGGCATGACCAAGCCGGGCAGCAAGGTGCCGGTGGAGATCCTGCGCAACGGCAAGAAGCAGACGCTGGATGTCACCATCGGCGAAGCCTCGCGCGACAAGAGTGCGGTGGACAACCAGGGCGCCATGCCCTCGTCGAGCCGCAGCGGTTCGGCCGCGCTGGGCCTGACCGTGCAGTCGATCGACAGTGACACCCGCAAGCAACTGGGGCTGAAGCCGGGGCAGGGCGTGGTGATCGGCGACATCACCGGCCCGGTGGCGGCGCAGGCGGGCCTGCGCGCCGGCGACGTGATCACCATGGTCAACCAGCAGAAGATCGGCAGCGTGGCCGAGTTCGAGGCGGCGACGAAGGGCGTGAAGGCCGGCAGCACGGTGCTGTTGCTGGTGCGCCGCGGCGATCAGAGCAGCTTCGTCGGCCTGACGGTTCCGGATGACAAGTAA
- the rpoE gene encoding RNA polymerase sigma factor RpoE has translation MGENELDRALVERVQRGDKRAFDLLVRKYQHKVIGLVSRYVRSHAECEDIAQESFIRAWRAIGSFRGDSAFYTWLYKIAVNTAKNHLVAMGRRPPSGDIDADDAEFMAGAERMHDSATPERELMRQEIEQSVFSTVQALPEELRTAITLREVDGLSYDEIAEAMGCPIGTVRSRIFRAREAIDEKLRPLLSDREDQT, from the coding sequence ATGGGCGAAAATGAACTGGACCGTGCCCTGGTCGAGCGTGTCCAGCGAGGAGACAAGCGGGCCTTCGACCTGTTGGTGCGCAAGTACCAGCACAAGGTGATCGGGCTGGTCTCGCGCTATGTGCGGAGCCATGCCGAGTGCGAGGACATCGCGCAGGAATCGTTCATCCGCGCGTGGCGGGCGATCGGCTCGTTCCGCGGCGACAGCGCGTTCTATACCTGGCTGTACAAGATCGCGGTGAACACCGCCAAGAACCATCTGGTGGCGATGGGCCGGCGTCCGCCGTCCGGTGACATCGATGCCGACGACGCCGAGTTCATGGCCGGCGCCGAGCGCATGCACGACAGCGCCACGCCCGAGCGCGAGCTGATGCGCCAGGAAATTGAACAATCGGTGTTTTCCACTGTCCAAGCGTTGCCCGAGGAGCTGCGGACCGCCATCACGCTGCGCGAGGTGGATGGCCTCAGCTACGATGAAATCGCCGAAGCGATGGGCTGCCCGATCGGTACGGTGCGTTCGCGCATCTTCCGGGCGCGCGAGGCGATCGACGAGAAGCTGCGGCCCCTGTTGTCGGACCGCGAGGATCAGACATGA
- the lepA gene encoding translation elongation factor 4, producing MELIRNFSIIAHIDHGKSTLADRIIHLCGGLADREMEAQVLDNNPIERERGITIKAQSVSLPYTARNGKTYQLNFIDTPGHVDFSYEVSRSLAACEGALLVVDAAQGVEAQSVANCYTAVEMGLEVVPVLNKIDLPTADVEKVKGEIEAVIGIDATDAVAISAKTGLNVVEVLEAIVARIPPPKPRDTDRLQALIIDSWFDNYLGVVSLVRVMQGEIKPGDKLLVMSTGRTHEVDDVGVFTPKRKKTAKLGAGEVGWINASIKDVHGAPVGDTLTHAGKPADKALPGFQTMQPRVFAGLFPVSSDDFPAMREALDKLRLNDAALFFEPESSEAMGFGFRCGFLGMLHMEIVQERLEREYDLNLITTAPTVVYEVLKTDGSILMLDNPAKLPTNSSLVQEIREPIIVANILTPPDYIGNVITLCEEKRGVQRSIQYLATQVQISYEMPLAEVVMDFFDRLKSVSRGYASMDYHFDRFEAGPFVRTDVLINGERVDALSLIVHRSHADRRGRDLVERMKDLIPRQQFDVAIQAAIGAQVIARSTVKALRKNVLAKCYGGDVSRKKKLLEKQKEGKKRMKQVGRVEIPQEAFLAVLKVDK from the coding sequence ATGGAATTGATCCGCAACTTCTCCATCATCGCCCATATCGATCACGGCAAGTCGACCCTGGCCGATCGCATCATCCACCTCTGTGGCGGCCTGGCCGACCGCGAGATGGAGGCGCAGGTGCTGGACAACAATCCGATCGAGCGCGAGCGCGGCATCACCATCAAGGCGCAGTCAGTGTCGCTGCCGTACACGGCGCGCAACGGCAAGACCTATCAACTCAATTTCATCGACACGCCCGGCCACGTCGATTTCTCCTATGAAGTCAGCCGCTCGCTGGCGGCCTGCGAAGGCGCACTGCTGGTGGTGGATGCCGCACAGGGCGTCGAGGCGCAGTCGGTGGCGAACTGCTACACCGCCGTGGAGATGGGCCTGGAAGTGGTGCCGGTGCTGAACAAGATCGACCTGCCCACTGCCGACGTCGAGAAGGTGAAGGGCGAGATCGAGGCGGTGATCGGCATCGACGCCACCGACGCGGTGGCGATCAGCGCCAAGACCGGCCTCAACGTGGTCGAGGTGCTGGAGGCGATCGTCGCGCGCATCCCGCCGCCGAAGCCGCGCGACACCGACCGGCTGCAGGCGCTGATCATCGACTCCTGGTTCGACAACTACCTCGGCGTGGTGTCGCTGGTGCGCGTGATGCAGGGCGAGATCAAGCCCGGCGACAAGCTGCTGGTGATGTCCACCGGGCGCACCCACGAAGTGGACGACGTCGGCGTGTTTACGCCCAAGCGCAAGAAGACCGCCAAGCTGGGCGCCGGCGAAGTGGGCTGGATCAACGCTTCGATCAAGGACGTGCACGGCGCGCCGGTCGGCGACACGCTGACCCACGCCGGCAAGCCCGCCGACAAGGCGCTGCCCGGTTTCCAGACCATGCAGCCGCGCGTGTTCGCCGGCCTGTTCCCGGTGTCGTCCGACGACTTCCCGGCGATGCGCGAGGCGCTGGACAAGCTGCGTCTGAACGATGCCGCGTTGTTCTTCGAACCGGAGTCATCCGAGGCGATGGGTTTCGGTTTCCGTTGCGGCTTCCTCGGCATGCTGCACATGGAAATCGTGCAGGAACGACTGGAGCGCGAATACGACCTGAACCTGATCACCACGGCACCTACTGTGGTGTACGAGGTGCTCAAGACCGACGGCTCGATCCTGATGCTGGACAACCCGGCCAAGCTGCCGACGAACTCCAGCCTGGTGCAGGAAATCCGCGAGCCGATCATCGTCGCCAACATCCTCACGCCGCCGGACTACATCGGCAACGTGATCACCCTGTGCGAGGAAAAGCGCGGCGTGCAGCGCTCGATCCAGTACCTGGCGACCCAGGTGCAGATCAGCTATGAAATGCCCCTGGCCGAAGTGGTGATGGATTTCTTCGACCGGCTGAAATCGGTCTCGCGTGGGTACGCCTCGATGGACTATCACTTCGACCGCTTCGAGGCCGGCCCGTTCGTGCGTACCGACGTGCTGATCAATGGCGAACGGGTCGACGCGCTGAGCCTGATCGTGCACCGCAGCCATGCCGACCGCCGCGGCCGCGACCTGGTCGAGCGCATGAAGGACCTGATCCCGCGCCAGCAGTTCGACGTGGCGATCCAGGCGGCGATCGGCGCACAGGTCATCGCGCGCTCCACCGTGAAGGCGCTGCGCAAGAACGTGCTGGCCAAGTGCTATGGCGGCGACGTCAGCCGCAAGAAGAAGTTGCTGGAGAAGCAGAAGGAAGGCAAGAAGCGCATGAAGCAGGTGGGTCGCGTGGAGATCCCCCAGGAAGCCTTCCTGGCCGTGCTGAAAGTGGATAAATAG